The Sorangiineae bacterium MSr11367 genome window below encodes:
- a CDS encoding type VI secretion system baseplate subunit TssF: MFARHLRDHHTKLWAALAGLARQSPRLKPLYTRGADPRVARLVQATALGAAVASARLDDDGQLIARPLVAGAMPECLRPRPASTIVQFDPTRSMPQQTRELVIPTKVDGIDVHFEVRWPVHVGPYQLAEARIVRVDSEHQVLHLAITSMVGADLVTRLPDRLRLFFNVAPDLAVDILHALRSSREPVTAVAFDADGELLTEMALPPTVFQWVRLDTTEPPIVGGPRDRFESGTLLRDYFDAEETFAFADFNVSAVRPRAASMTRLELTFPLGRLVEGASRVARDNVLLFCSPATNQYRARTVPIQAGPHDTEWVLSVARRPHAEILHLESLYVDPYDGGPRQPLIAWEAADDAEAAETFGPYYLLAQSKAASEPRTLMLVTFADDNGFFCAAPAGIVRGDVLASDGALTASLKMGDIQVRELGIANVTRVTSSRRAVIGKELSTRLAAYARQGAHQFANHVALAEFLSLHDGYALADVEGGSKLHVPDFVRVSHEHVHERAGTTARFGDRFLATVRAGACRPGEIWAIGECMARAFAERTERLRFSELVLRTDSGGNVTPPFSRRAGICLPFPFG, encoded by the coding sequence ATGTTTGCACGACACCTGAGAGATCATCACACGAAGCTCTGGGCAGCGCTCGCCGGCCTCGCGCGGCAATCACCACGTTTGAAACCGCTCTATACCCGAGGGGCCGACCCGCGCGTTGCGCGGTTGGTGCAAGCGACCGCGCTCGGTGCGGCGGTGGCATCGGCACGCTTGGACGATGATGGGCAACTGATCGCCCGTCCCTTGGTTGCGGGGGCGATGCCCGAGTGCCTGCGCCCGCGGCCAGCCAGCACGATCGTCCAGTTCGACCCGACCCGTTCGATGCCGCAACAAACCCGGGAATTGGTCATCCCCACGAAGGTGGACGGCATTGATGTCCACTTCGAGGTCCGATGGCCGGTCCACGTTGGACCATACCAGCTGGCGGAAGCTCGCATCGTTCGGGTCGACTCGGAACACCAGGTGCTGCACCTGGCGATCACCTCGATGGTCGGCGCCGATCTCGTTACCCGTCTGCCGGATCGTCTGCGGCTGTTCTTCAACGTGGCACCGGACCTCGCCGTCGACATCCTGCACGCGCTGCGCTCGTCGCGCGAGCCGGTGACAGCGGTAGCCTTCGATGCCGATGGCGAGCTGCTCACCGAGATGGCGCTGCCGCCCACCGTCTTTCAGTGGGTACGCTTGGATACGACGGAGCCTCCCATTGTCGGAGGGCCCCGAGATCGGTTTGAATCGGGCACCTTGCTCCGCGACTACTTTGACGCCGAAGAGACGTTCGCATTCGCGGATTTCAACGTCAGTGCGGTGCGGCCTCGCGCGGCAAGCATGACCCGGCTCGAGCTAACATTCCCGTTGGGGCGGCTCGTCGAAGGAGCATCGCGTGTTGCACGCGACAACGTACTCCTTTTTTGCTCCCCCGCGACGAATCAGTATCGAGCTCGTACGGTGCCGATTCAGGCTGGCCCCCACGACACCGAGTGGGTGCTCTCGGTGGCGCGACGGCCCCACGCGGAGATCCTCCATCTCGAGAGCCTTTACGTCGACCCGTACGATGGTGGGCCACGGCAGCCCCTCATAGCGTGGGAAGCAGCCGACGATGCGGAGGCTGCCGAAACGTTCGGCCCCTACTATTTGCTCGCGCAGTCGAAAGCAGCCAGCGAACCGCGCACGCTGATGCTCGTCACGTTCGCCGATGACAACGGGTTCTTCTGTGCCGCGCCTGCTGGGATCGTGCGCGGTGACGTGCTTGCAAGTGATGGCGCGTTGACCGCGTCGCTGAAGATGGGAGATATCCAAGTACGCGAGTTGGGGATTGCAAATGTCACCCGTGTCACGTCGTCTCGGAGGGCGGTCATTGGCAAGGAGTTATCCACACGCCTCGCAGCGTACGCCCGCCAAGGAGCTCACCAGTTCGCCAATCACGTCGCGCTCGCAGAGTTCCTTTCTCTGCATGACGGATACGCTCTCGCGGACGTTGAGGGTGGGTCGAAGCTCCACGTTCCCGACTTTGTGCGTGTCTCGCATGAGCATGTCCATGAACGAGCCGGAACCACAGCTCGTTTTGGGGATCGATTTCTCGCTACCGTCCGCGCGGGCGCGTGCCGGCCGGGTGAGATCTGGGCCATCGGAGAGTGCATGGCGCGCGCCTTCGCCGAACGGACGGAGAGACTTCGTTTCTCCGAGCTCGTCTTAAGAACCGATTCTGGCGGCAACGTCACGCCCCCTTTCTCGCGGCGGGCGGGCATCTGCCTACCGTTTCCATTTGGGTGA
- a CDS encoding sigma 54-interacting transcriptional regulator has translation MSTLAHRKIRCTVVAQFPLALRRRMQPTTLATMRAIPSTRKQAQSKEVIPGVAVRQDGTRFPIDTTPLVVGRHERTNIVLKDPEASASHVQLTATALGIEIEDMDSANGTLLTTDMLGERIDWTKAQRVERIWVKHPVRLRCGNSELKIFPEADFTNRDSDPEPSGEEDFPLLTGKSPPMRALFRNLRSFAPTELSILITGPTGVGKERVARAIHALSARRRGPFVTVDCGALPATLADSELFGHVRGGFTGATEDRASPFELAKGGTIFLDEIGELPLDLQPKLLRAIETREIKRVGSNQYIKIDVRIVAATHRDLIREINDEASFRSDLYYRTAEFTVHVPSLRDRIEDLPLLLSSLAEEEKARIAGGPTKEAEDVAENIVKRISPESMDRLMRHDWQGNIRELRSVVLTGLVLWPRGPLPLEQRLSDPLGKMASSNPPPEPLKDVEKNYWRRMAIYYNGKVSHIAAQAGVDRRTAKKKLIEFGAFDWSDLLDED, from the coding sequence TTGAGCACGTTGGCTCATCGAAAGATACGCTGCACTGTGGTGGCTCAATTCCCCTTAGCGTTGCGTAGGCGCATGCAACCGACTACCCTTGCGACCATGCGGGCGATCCCTTCCACGCGAAAGCAGGCTCAGAGCAAGGAAGTCATACCTGGCGTAGCCGTGCGCCAGGATGGGACCCGGTTTCCAATTGATACGACGCCGCTCGTCGTTGGACGCCACGAGAGGACCAACATCGTCCTGAAGGACCCCGAAGCGAGCGCCAGCCATGTGCAACTCACGGCGACCGCGTTGGGGATCGAAATCGAGGACATGGATTCGGCGAATGGCACGCTGCTCACGACGGACATGCTCGGCGAGCGTATCGATTGGACGAAGGCTCAGCGCGTAGAAAGAATCTGGGTCAAACACCCCGTTCGGCTCCGTTGCGGGAATAGCGAACTGAAGATTTTCCCCGAGGCCGACTTCACGAATCGGGACAGCGATCCTGAACCCTCCGGTGAAGAAGATTTCCCGTTGCTCACTGGCAAGTCGCCGCCCATGCGCGCCCTCTTCCGCAATCTCAGGAGCTTCGCCCCGACCGAACTTTCGATCCTGATCACCGGTCCGACGGGAGTAGGGAAAGAGCGTGTGGCACGAGCCATTCATGCGCTGAGCGCGAGGCGTCGAGGCCCCTTCGTTACCGTCGACTGCGGTGCCCTCCCGGCGACCCTCGCCGACTCCGAGTTGTTCGGGCACGTTCGAGGCGGATTTACGGGCGCCACTGAGGACAGGGCGTCGCCGTTTGAACTGGCCAAGGGAGGCACGATCTTTTTGGACGAGATCGGGGAGCTGCCGCTGGATCTCCAGCCGAAACTTTTGCGGGCCATCGAGACTCGTGAAATCAAACGGGTCGGTAGCAATCAGTACATCAAAATCGATGTGCGGATCGTGGCAGCTACCCACCGCGATTTGATACGAGAGATCAACGACGAAGCCTCGTTCCGAAGTGACCTCTATTATCGAACGGCCGAGTTTACCGTGCACGTTCCCTCGCTTCGTGACCGTATCGAAGATCTTCCGCTGCTCCTTTCGAGCCTCGCAGAGGAGGAGAAAGCCCGGATCGCCGGTGGCCCTACCAAGGAGGCCGAGGACGTGGCGGAGAACATCGTGAAGCGGATTTCGCCCGAGAGCATGGACCGGTTGATGCGGCACGACTGGCAAGGCAACATCCGTGAGCTGAGGTCCGTCGTTCTGACAGGCCTGGTTCTCTGGCCAAGGGGACCCCTGCCCTTGGAGCAACGTTTGAGCGATCCCCTTGGGAAAATGGCGTCGAGCAATCCACCGCCCGAGCCGCTCAAGGACGTGGAGAAGAACTACTGGAGGCGCATGGCGATATACTACAATGGCAAGGTTAGTCATATTGCGGCGCAGGCTGGCGTGGATCGGCGGACGGCGAAGAAGAAGCTTATTGAGTTCGGTGCATTCGACTGGAGTGACCTTCTGGACGAAGATTGA
- a CDS encoding LuxR C-terminal-related transcriptional regulator, with protein sequence MTRRSPVDPPRDLLTAREKEVLEHVARDQTNQEIADALGISIYTVKALLRKIHEKLGVSTRGGAVAAAIRKGLIAK encoded by the coding sequence ATGACACGTCGCAGCCCGGTTGATCCGCCTCGCGACCTGCTCACTGCGCGTGAAAAGGAAGTCCTCGAGCATGTGGCGCGCGACCAAACGAATCAAGAGATTGCAGATGCCCTCGGAATATCCATCTACACCGTGAAGGCGCTCCTGCGAAAAATCCACGAGAAGTTGGGCGTGTCAACCCGCGGAGGCGCCGTCGCTGCCGCAATCCGCAAAGGGCTCATTGCGAAGTAG
- a CDS encoding AraC family transcriptional regulator, with the protein MSSEFHPITAFPFEGVGHTGEFLPCAADAEWCSSRPILNPACMRRVRMSFRHRRIPAVLVAALRHTRIDFASPARRLGLEPGFRELATEVQIEKWLALIAPSLPSEFGLMLGAQVRAESLGLIGLAARFSQNLADALRRLAQLTLLGDELRILRDERETALVIHSGGDVPFARKKADAIAASVLAIAQQLTGSRVAPAMVAFAFPPPDTIRYRDQYRATFGHPVLFDERITVMVFANTDLEKLVIGASPELAETFARHAAEDPIGLRLPDDVVTAVRAALRVHMFESTPLFSELALLMGVSESQLRARCHENEVRYPALVEEVRRERALLLLRHSPTYTNAEIASLVGTTDEPFRIALRRWLGLSPDEARRALRP; encoded by the coding sequence GTGAGTTCTGAATTCCATCCGATCACGGCATTCCCCTTCGAGGGCGTCGGACACACGGGCGAGTTCCTCCCGTGCGCGGCCGATGCGGAGTGGTGCTCGAGCAGGCCTATTCTGAACCCAGCATGCATGCGGCGCGTGCGAATGTCCTTCCGCCATCGACGTATTCCGGCGGTGCTTGTCGCGGCGCTGCGCCACACTCGCATTGACTTCGCCTCGCCTGCTAGGCGCCTTGGCCTCGAGCCGGGATTCCGGGAGCTCGCCACCGAAGTTCAGATCGAGAAATGGCTCGCGCTGATCGCTCCGTCGTTGCCCTCCGAGTTCGGTTTGATGCTGGGCGCGCAGGTGCGCGCCGAGTCCTTGGGCCTAATCGGCCTCGCGGCGCGGTTCTCGCAAAATCTGGCGGACGCGCTGCGCCGACTTGCGCAGCTCACGCTGCTCGGTGACGAGCTTCGGATTCTGCGAGACGAGCGCGAAACGGCTCTCGTGATCCACAGTGGCGGCGACGTGCCCTTTGCGAGAAAGAAGGCCGATGCCATCGCCGCTTCCGTGCTGGCCATCGCCCAGCAACTCACGGGCTCGCGGGTGGCGCCTGCCATGGTGGCCTTCGCATTTCCTCCGCCCGATACAATCCGATACCGTGACCAGTATCGCGCGACCTTCGGGCACCCGGTCCTTTTTGACGAAAGGATCACCGTCATGGTTTTCGCGAACACCGACCTGGAGAAGCTGGTCATTGGTGCTAGCCCCGAGCTCGCCGAGACCTTCGCTCGCCATGCGGCGGAAGATCCGATTGGGCTGAGGCTGCCGGACGATGTCGTGACGGCCGTCCGCGCCGCTCTCCGCGTCCACATGTTCGAGTCTACACCCTTGTTTTCCGAGCTCGCCCTCTTGATGGGCGTGTCGGAGTCGCAATTGCGGGCGCGCTGCCATGAAAACGAGGTGCGCTATCCGGCACTCGTGGAGGAGGTTCGAAGGGAGCGCGCGTTGCTGCTGTTGCGTCATTCGCCAACGTACACGAACGCGGAAATCGCGAGCCTGGTTGGCACGACGGATGAACCCTTTCGGATTGCGCTTCGGCGTTGGCTCGGATTAAGCCCCGACGAAGCGCGACGGGCACTCCGACCATGA
- a CDS encoding sigma 54-interacting transcriptional regulator yields the protein MISVLVIIEGDLGRLIVDALDAKVRDVRVHRCNLKEAQARRFAVDLTIIDRTVGEGPRWALVRAQHAPLFVVGEDIEMPFDVAKFVQAIIEAAANRGGERDDELIAIDPPLRTALRVIEQAAKRRSGVLITGPTGVGKELLAQRLHVASRRKGPLVALNCAALPAMLADTALFGHVRGAFTGAVSTAKGAFVEADRGTLFLDEIGELEASVQGKLLRALEEGKVRAVGAARDVCVDVRVVAATNRPLEAEMATKRFRNDLYYRLATFHIAVPPLRVRPRDLDALIDRFHSSHDRGGAVAISSEARQILQLYAWPGNVRELRNVLERVLSLASGDAVSAETLVALAPELAGLADTRDPGEVASLRQALSEVEGEVIREFLASGKFERQQLAHRLGIHRSTLWRKMKRIMSRDHDGVSSTSPDGPVARRRI from the coding sequence ATGATCTCTGTTCTCGTGATCATTGAGGGGGACCTTGGGCGTCTGATTGTCGACGCGCTCGACGCGAAGGTACGCGACGTTCGTGTTCACCGTTGCAATCTGAAGGAAGCGCAGGCGCGGCGGTTCGCGGTGGACCTCACGATTATCGATCGAACCGTGGGTGAAGGCCCGCGGTGGGCGCTGGTTCGCGCCCAACACGCCCCGCTCTTCGTGGTCGGAGAGGACATCGAAATGCCATTCGATGTCGCGAAGTTCGTACAGGCCATCATCGAGGCCGCGGCCAATCGGGGGGGGGAACGAGACGACGAACTCATAGCCATCGACCCTCCGCTGCGGACGGCCCTGCGCGTGATCGAGCAGGCCGCAAAGCGGCGAAGCGGCGTCTTGATCACCGGGCCCACGGGGGTTGGCAAAGAGCTCCTCGCCCAACGCCTTCACGTGGCCTCAAGGCGTAAAGGCCCGTTGGTCGCGCTCAACTGCGCTGCGCTTCCCGCGATGCTTGCCGATACGGCCCTGTTTGGACACGTGCGGGGAGCCTTCACTGGCGCGGTTTCGACCGCAAAGGGAGCTTTCGTCGAAGCCGATCGCGGTACGCTTTTTCTCGACGAGATCGGCGAGCTCGAAGCCTCTGTGCAAGGCAAGCTGCTTCGGGCGCTCGAGGAGGGGAAGGTCCGTGCGGTGGGGGCGGCGAGGGATGTGTGCGTCGACGTGCGCGTCGTCGCCGCGACGAACCGCCCGCTCGAGGCCGAAATGGCCACGAAGCGGTTTCGAAACGACCTGTACTACCGGCTCGCCACGTTCCACATCGCGGTGCCGCCCTTGCGTGTGCGGCCGCGCGACCTCGATGCCTTAATCGACCGGTTTCATTCGAGCCATGACCGAGGGGGCGCGGTAGCCATTTCTAGCGAGGCTCGTCAGATTCTCCAGCTCTACGCGTGGCCAGGCAATGTTCGTGAGCTTCGGAACGTCCTTGAGCGTGTCTTGTCACTCGCTTCGGGCGACGCCGTGTCTGCCGAGACGCTCGTTGCGCTGGCTCCCGAACTCGCGGGCTTGGCGGATACCCGTGACCCGGGTGAGGTAGCATCCCTTCGGCAAGCCCTTTCGGAAGTCGAGGGGGAGGTCATTCGGGAGTTCCTTGCCTCGGGCAAGTTCGAGCGGCAACAGCTTGCCCATCGGCTCGGCATTCATCGGTCGACTCTCTGGCGAAAGATGAAGCGCATCATGAGCCGTGATCACGACGGTGTGTCGAGCACGTCGCCGGACGGTCCCGTGGCTCGGAGAAGGATATGA
- a CDS encoding DUF418 domain-containing protein: MISVDDTERPGPTHTRIEELDVIRGAALLGVLVMNLVHGFRKPFAYARGVAPKESLSYTDRVVENVLYAIVEDKAMTLFSMLFGMGLAMFVLRAGCDGDAMRLLARRLAVLLLIGLLHAVFLWEGDILMPYAVAGFLSLLVIHRSDALLLVLGLALPAVFPLIAWKYPGLLPQGGPAAVAHYQKALSIYGHGTYGQVVAFRAPDIVTLRAHFLAVRGLAQILGNVLVGIFIWRAWFEQRHEWLFGVALGGLVIGGGYAIYRALLEFEPTSNAPATVLLRLGWNMTLVPLAMGYGAVLLILLSFNAPRACLLTLAPVGRMALTNYLVQSAIFSTIFYGYGRGLLGQRGVVDVVLMGLFVYAIQVIVSDVWLRCFQFGPAEWVWRSLTYGKRQPIAAVSFRRSGP; the protein is encoded by the coding sequence ATGATTTCCGTCGATGATACGGAACGGCCCGGGCCGACGCATACCCGAATTGAGGAACTTGATGTGATCCGCGGTGCGGCCCTCCTCGGGGTCCTCGTGATGAACCTCGTCCACGGATTTCGCAAACCTTTCGCCTATGCCCGCGGTGTCGCTCCCAAAGAAAGCCTGTCCTATACCGATAGAGTGGTCGAGAACGTTCTCTACGCCATTGTCGAGGACAAGGCGATGACGCTTTTTTCGATGTTGTTCGGAATGGGCCTTGCGATGTTTGTTCTGCGCGCGGGCTGTGACGGCGATGCGATGCGCCTTCTGGCGAGGCGTTTGGCCGTCCTGCTCCTCATTGGGCTCCTTCATGCCGTGTTCCTTTGGGAGGGAGATATTCTGATGCCGTATGCGGTGGCGGGATTCCTTTCACTTCTTGTGATTCACCGCTCGGACGCGCTCCTTCTGGTGCTGGGCCTCGCACTTCCCGCGGTATTCCCTCTGATCGCCTGGAAGTACCCTGGGCTCCTGCCCCAAGGCGGACCCGCGGCGGTCGCGCATTATCAGAAGGCTCTGTCCATCTACGGGCATGGGACCTATGGGCAAGTGGTGGCGTTCCGAGCGCCCGACATCGTGACCCTCCGTGCCCACTTCTTGGCGGTTCGGGGGTTGGCGCAGATTCTGGGCAACGTGCTTGTCGGCATTTTTATCTGGCGTGCCTGGTTTGAGCAGCGACACGAATGGTTGTTTGGGGTTGCTCTCGGCGGTTTGGTGATCGGCGGCGGATACGCGATCTATCGGGCGCTTCTTGAATTCGAACCGACCTCCAACGCGCCGGCAACCGTGCTTCTCCGGCTTGGATGGAACATGACGTTGGTCCCATTGGCGATGGGCTACGGAGCGGTACTCCTGATTCTATTGTCGTTCAACGCGCCGCGTGCGTGCCTGCTCACACTGGCCCCGGTCGGGCGAATGGCACTTACGAATTACCTCGTGCAATCCGCCATCTTCAGCACGATCTTCTACGGGTACGGGCGTGGTCTGTTGGGGCAGCGCGGCGTTGTGGATGTGGTGCTCATGGGCCTGTTTGTTTACGCCATTCAAGTCATTGTGAGTGATGTCTGGCTTCGGTGCTTTCAGTTCGGTCCGGCCGAATGGGTCTGGCGCTCGCTCACCTATGGAAAGCGGCAACCGATCGCCGCCGTGTCCTTCCGTCGGAGCGGGCCGTGA
- a CDS encoding AAA family ATPase, translating to MNLEKVISIALYVPMPKGMGLPCLIEGPPGVGKSSRVESAARARGLPFRVVNIPTKQPEDFAGLPVPDGRGGVKWECGVKAVRDLNAEGGGVLLFDELSKGLRAVQASLLSAVLERQIGDVTMHKNIRIFLASNSIEEGDGGHAILTTLGNRLAHLRVEVPDIEEYVAYREGRLTVEHLNVDAAERRVHDAWPRVYAKHVALHCAFLRRRPELLHQQPPEDDPNRGKAWPSPRSWDTAIRAAATCEALGEACAMFDFVRAIVGTGPGDEYEEFVAQSDLPSPEDVLLGKWSPSAGRIDICTGAYAGMVTYALEQPRSDVLEQAWARLREACDLGLVDVAWKQAARLTTSYGAKHRDKAVANAAKQTLARLQRTGILEVRL from the coding sequence ATGAATTTGGAGAAGGTGATCTCGATTGCGCTTTATGTCCCAATGCCGAAGGGAATGGGCCTTCCATGCCTCATCGAAGGCCCCCCGGGGGTCGGCAAGAGCTCCAGAGTGGAAAGCGCGGCCAGGGCGCGAGGACTGCCCTTTCGCGTCGTCAACATCCCTACGAAACAGCCCGAAGACTTCGCGGGACTACCCGTCCCCGACGGGAGGGGCGGGGTGAAGTGGGAGTGCGGGGTGAAGGCCGTTCGTGACCTCAATGCCGAGGGAGGTGGGGTACTGCTGTTCGACGAACTCAGCAAAGGTTTGCGAGCGGTGCAGGCTTCTCTTCTGTCCGCGGTGCTCGAACGCCAGATCGGTGACGTGACGATGCACAAGAACATACGCATTTTTCTCGCATCGAATTCCATTGAGGAGGGTGACGGGGGCCATGCGATCCTGACAACGCTCGGCAATCGTCTCGCGCATCTGCGCGTCGAAGTGCCGGACATCGAAGAGTACGTTGCGTACAGGGAGGGGCGCCTCACCGTCGAGCATTTGAACGTCGATGCCGCGGAGCGGCGCGTTCACGATGCATGGCCGCGCGTTTATGCAAAGCACGTGGCTCTTCATTGTGCCTTCTTGCGGCGACGCCCCGAGTTGCTGCACCAGCAGCCACCCGAGGACGATCCCAACCGTGGGAAGGCTTGGCCCAGCCCTCGTTCGTGGGACACGGCGATCCGTGCGGCTGCGACCTGCGAGGCACTTGGAGAGGCGTGCGCCATGTTCGACTTCGTCCGCGCGATCGTCGGGACAGGCCCCGGCGACGAGTACGAGGAGTTCGTTGCCCAATCCGATCTGCCATCTCCCGAGGACGTACTTTTGGGCAAGTGGTCGCCATCCGCCGGAAGGATCGACATCTGCACCGGCGCATACGCGGGAATGGTCACCTACGCCCTGGAGCAGCCGCGCAGTGACGTGCTCGAGCAGGCGTGGGCCCGCCTGCGTGAAGCATGCGACCTCGGCCTGGTCGACGTCGCATGGAAGCAGGCGGCGAGGCTCACGACCAGCTACGGAGCGAAGCACCGCGACAAGGCCGTGGCCAATGCGGCCAAGCAGACGCTCGCGCGCCTCCAGCGGACCGGGATCTTGGAGGTCCGTCTTTGA
- a CDS encoding VWA-like domain-containing protein: MSQRLALARRLVQEQAPYWSSALHGFVYVAVKGCKTMFVTAKGVLGYDPEFVDREDEADVACGLAHEIVHFLLGHPARRQHREPRLWNKAADLATNDLLLRAKWPLPEWFLFPDSFGLPAACSAEVYYDQLTARGADAHDAPKKPGDGDQARSSSEATAKQLASPKPHRGPPAIPGGGCCGGISGAPYRQEIEEELDREHARSASARERLRRQVAVQIREHVKTAGHGSVPADLVEWAHVELTPRLPTWQEELSSAIAASVGRIRSGATDYSLRRPSRRSLLRGVLRPGLVDWAPEVAFVIDTSGSMTLPLFQKAMQEAARIARVMDLDEVWLAQADAVLARPFARVSPRSLVGNLRISGRGGTDFRPALARAHQLEPFPDLVVYFTDGDGAAPVEPPKFQVVWCLIGEHTRRPAAWGRPVWVADSPHS; this comes from the coding sequence TTGAGCCAAAGGCTCGCGCTCGCGCGCCGATTGGTGCAAGAGCAGGCGCCCTACTGGAGCAGCGCCCTGCATGGTTTCGTGTACGTCGCCGTCAAGGGATGCAAGACCATGTTTGTCACGGCGAAGGGTGTCTTGGGCTACGATCCCGAGTTCGTCGATAGGGAGGACGAGGCCGACGTCGCATGCGGCTTGGCGCACGAAATCGTGCACTTTCTCCTCGGTCACCCAGCCCGCCGCCAGCACCGCGAACCGCGCTTATGGAATAAGGCAGCCGACCTCGCCACCAATGACCTGCTTCTGCGGGCGAAATGGCCTTTGCCGGAGTGGTTCCTCTTCCCGGACAGCTTTGGGCTCCCGGCCGCCTGTAGCGCGGAGGTCTACTACGACCAGCTCACCGCGCGTGGAGCCGACGCTCACGACGCGCCGAAGAAGCCCGGCGACGGCGACCAAGCCCGCAGCAGCTCGGAAGCAACCGCGAAGCAACTTGCTTCGCCCAAGCCTCACCGAGGCCCGCCCGCCATCCCCGGCGGCGGGTGCTGCGGGGGCATCTCGGGAGCGCCCTATCGCCAGGAGATCGAAGAAGAGCTGGATCGTGAACACGCGCGCTCGGCATCCGCTCGCGAGCGACTCCGCCGGCAAGTGGCCGTACAAATTCGCGAGCACGTGAAGACCGCGGGGCACGGCTCGGTCCCCGCGGACCTCGTTGAATGGGCGCACGTCGAGCTCACCCCGCGCCTACCCACCTGGCAGGAGGAGCTCTCGAGCGCGATCGCAGCCTCGGTCGGGCGCATCCGGTCGGGGGCGACCGATTACTCCCTACGACGACCGTCGCGACGATCGCTGTTGCGTGGAGTCCTCCGTCCTGGCCTCGTCGACTGGGCGCCCGAAGTGGCGTTCGTCATCGACACGAGCGGGTCCATGACGCTGCCGCTTTTCCAGAAGGCGATGCAAGAAGCCGCGCGCATTGCCCGAGTCATGGATCTGGACGAGGTATGGCTCGCGCAGGCAGACGCCGTTCTCGCTCGGCCGTTCGCGCGGGTTTCGCCGCGAAGCCTCGTGGGAAACCTGCGCATTTCAGGCCGCGGAGGCACGGACTTTCGCCCCGCGCTCGCGCGCGCGCACCAGCTGGAACCATTCCCGGATCTCGTCGTCTACTTCACGGACGGAGATGGGGCGGCCCCAGTCGAGCCTCCCAAGTTCCAGGTCGTTTGGTGCTTGATCGGCGAGCACACGAGAAGGCCCGCGGCGTGGGGGCGACCCGTATGGGTCGCGGATTCCCCGCACTCGTGA